A single window of Salvelinus namaycush isolate Seneca unplaced genomic scaffold, SaNama_1.0 Scaffold61, whole genome shotgun sequence DNA harbors:
- the LOC120042066 gene encoding protocadherin-20-like yields the protein MFNKTGPGLSSRGVLWGLCILLLYTSPLSSFANFSQAKELVYKIKEGLPSGTLIGSMGSDLHLDLSLDPHVSFNLPQKKPSDQYVTLNSTTGQLFTSGNDIDRETLCPDASEYNEGCVLSLDVFVLPQQYFQLVKVKILVEDVNDNRPRFPTGEIRVSVPENTQVNARFAVEQSATDPDLGFHGVQTYWLVNDFGVFTLDVEENEGGELTPFLIVTDELDRERQDEYVTDIIAEDGGLPPLLGTATLRIIITDVNDNCPQFTESQVNVTLYGNTTKGEHLSRLHAFDPDQGANAVISYAYSDRVPREARALFHLDRITGVIKLSGQINTATGKFYKLTVLANGPGCVPAVAMVTVHVIRVASGPPVIMPRYIAAEKDGVVTMKESEPPFSPIAFFTVKNTDQRGQGTECLLEGSGPFRLSPYKLFKNEYLLETTEPLDYEQRQDYELTVVLRNPRGLVINTFIKILVLDENDNAPVFKQSLYEVSMEENNPPNSFLSQIQATDQDSEARGEVIYLLGSDAPSVFLLDRLTGVLTVSTSLDREEKQTFRFMVRAVDRGTPRRESIATVVITVLDRNDNSPRFINKDFTFFVPENFPGFGEIGVLSVTDADAGENGWVALSILNGSDIFVIDTGRGALRARTPLDREQQGTYYLWIEAVDGGEPSLSCLTMVTVLLLDVNDNPPVVLFPQSNQSYMLVLPSTLPGTSITEVYAVDKDTGMNAVIAYSIIKRKGDEPGSFDIDPDTGNITLNRELSDRGLYSLLVKVSDHGQPEPLHSTVLVNLFVNETVSNESYIQSLLSGEAEIQTEEKPWYVGKLTERPDREDVLPCQPLLVALSVTCLGLFCIVVTLTAYICCKKLKKWKKHQMKRLEVEMPLKMNGDLQDVDRKRMEISNI from the exons CGACTTACACTTGGATTTATCCCTCGATCCCCATGTTTCATTCAATCTGCCCCAGAAGAAGCCTAGTGATCAGTATGTCACTCTGAACAGCACTACGGGACAGCTGTTTACGTCTGGGAATGACATCGACAGGGAGACGCTCTGCCCGGACGCCTCAGAGTACAACGAGGGCTGCGTCCTCTCCCTGGATGTGTTCGTTCTACCCCAGCAGTACTTCCAGCTGGTTAAGGTCAAGATCTTGGTCGAGGATGTTAACGATAACCGGCCGCGCTTCCCGACGGGCGAGATTAGGGTTTCCGTCCCGGAGAACACCCAGGTCAACGCGAGGTTTGCGGTGGAGCAGTCGGCGACGGACCCTGATCTGGGGTTTCACGGGGTCCAGACTTACTGGCTGGTCAACGACTTTGGGGTGTTCACTCTGGACGTAGAGGAGAACGAGGGGGGTGAGCTGACACCCTTCCTCATCGTGACCGACGAGCTGGACCGGGAACGACAGGACGAGTACGTAACGGATATTATAGCAGAGGACGGCGGGTTACCACCTCTTCTTGGCACCGCCACGTTACGGATTATAATCACTGACGTCAACGATAACTGTCCTCAGTTCACAGAGTCACAGGTCAACGTGACGCTCTACGGGAATACGACTAAAGGAGAGCACCTGTCCAGGTTACACGCCTTCGACCCCGACCAGGGCGCCAACGCCGTAATCAGCTATGCGTACAGCGACCGCGTTCCCCGGGAGGCTAGAGCTCTGTTCCATCTGGACCGGATTACCGGGGTGATCAAACTGTCCGGTCAGATCAACACCGCAACCGGGAAGTTCTACAAACTCACTGTCCTCGCCAACGGGCCTGGGTGCGTCCCTGCCGTTGCCATGGTGACGGTGCACGTGATCCGGGTAGCTTCCGGTCCGCCGGTTATTATGCCGCGCTACATCGCGGCGGAGAAAGACGGTGTGGTCACGATGAAGGAGTCCGAACCGCCGTTTTCGCCAATCGCGTTTTTCACCGTGAAGAACACGGACCAGAGAGGACAGGGGACGGAATGCCTGCTTGAAGGATCTGGCCCGTTCCGACTGTCACCTTACAAACTGTTTAAGAACGAGTATCTGTTAGAGACGACGGAGCCGCTGGACTACGAGCAGAGGCAGGACTACGAGCTGACTGTAGTGCTCAGGAACCCCAGAGGTCTCGTCATCAACACCTTCATTAAGATCCTGGTTCTGGATGAGAACGACAACGCGCCGGTCTTCAAACAGTCTCTGTATGAG GTCTCTATGGAGGAGAATAACCCTCCCAACAGCTTCCTGTCCCAGATCCAGGCCACAGACCAGGACAGTGAGGCCAGAGGAGAGGTCATCTACCTGCTGGGGTCAGACGCTCCCTCCGTTTTCCTCCTGGACAGGCTGACCGGTGTGCTGACCGTGTCCACATCTCTGGACCGAGAAGAGAAGCAGACCTTCAG GTTCATGGTTCGGGCGGTGGACCGAGGGACCCCCAGGAGAGAGTCTATAGCTACAGTGGTCATCACTGTGCTGGACCGCAATGACAACAG CCCGCGCTTCATCAATAAAGATTTCACGTTCTTTGTGCCGGAGAATTTCCCGGGGTTTGGCGAGATCGGCGTTCTCTCGGTAACGGACGCGGACGCAGGCGAGAACGGCTGGGTGGCACTCTCCATCCTCAACGGCAGCGACATCTTCGTGATCGACACGGGACGCGGCGCTCTAAGGGCCCGTACCCCTCTGGACCGGGAGCAACAGGGGACGTACTACCTCTGGATCGAGGCAGTCGACGGAGGGGAACCGTCTCTCTCCTGCCTCACCATGGTTACCGTCCTCCTCCTTGACGTAAACGATAACCCTCCCGTCGTCTTGTTCCCCCAGTCTAACCAGTCCTACATGCTGGTGTTACCCAGCACCCTGCCAGGGACCTCCATCACAGAGGTGTACGCCGTGGATAAAGACACAGGAATGAACGCTGTCATCGCCTACAGCATCATCAAGAGGAAGGGCGACGAGCCGGGATCGTTTGATATCGACCCGGACACAGGGAACATCACGTTGAACAGAGAACTCAGTGACCGCGGTCTCTATAGTCTACTGGTTAAAGTCTCGGACCACGGTCAGCCTGAACCTCTCCACTCCACGGTCCTGGTCAACCTCTTTGTCAACGAGACGGTTTCTAACGAGAGCTATATCCAGAGTCTTCTCAGCGGGGAGGCTGAGATCCAGACGGAGGAGAAGCCGTGGTACGTGGGGAAGCTGACAGAGAGGCCTGACAGGGAGGACGTGTTGCCCTGTCAGCCGCTACTCGTAGCTCTGTCAGTAACCTGTCTGGGACTGTTCTGCATCGTCGTCACATTGACCGCTTATATATGCTGCAAGAAACTGAAGAAATGGAAGAAACATCAAATGAAAAGACTAGAGGTTGAAATGCCTTTGAAGATGAACGGTGACTTGCAGGACGTAGATAGAAAGCGAATGGAAATCTCAAACATTTGA